Proteins encoded by one window of Yersinia massiliensis:
- a CDS encoding anion permease: protein MLKSQEKLWKALAPFVVLAVLLLIPTPEGMPPQAWRYFAIFVAMIVGMILEPIPATAISFIAVTICVLSSDWVLFSAAEVADASFNGGKESLKWGLAGFSSTTVWLVFGAFIFALGYEATGLGRRIALFMVKFMGKRTLTLGYAIVIIDILLAPFTPSNTARTGGTVFPVVKNLPPLFDSFPNDPSSRRIGGYLMWMMVIGTSISSSMFVTGAAPNVLGIEFVSKIAGVHIGWMQWFLAFLPVGLILLIVAPWLSYVLYKPGVTKSNEVAAWAQTALAEMGPLTRQEMTLIGLVLLSLSLWVFGGKFIDATTVGLLAVSLMLALHVVSWKDITKYSSAWNTLVNLATLVVMANGLTRSGFIDWFANTMSTHLDGFSPNMTVVALVLVFYFSHYMFASLSAHTATMLPVILAVGKGLTGVPMEHLSMLLVLSIGIMGVLTPYATGPGVIIYGCGYVKSKDYWRLGGIMGVFYITMLLLVGWPIMSLWY from the coding sequence ATGTTGAAGTCGCAAGAGAAATTATGGAAAGCGCTCGCGCCCTTTGTGGTGTTGGCCGTTCTGCTACTTATCCCGACCCCAGAAGGTATGCCACCTCAAGCTTGGCGCTATTTTGCGATTTTTGTTGCCATGATTGTGGGCATGATTTTAGAACCTATCCCTGCCACCGCGATAAGTTTTATTGCCGTGACAATTTGCGTGCTCAGTTCTGACTGGGTGCTGTTCAGTGCTGCTGAAGTGGCCGATGCGAGCTTTAATGGCGGCAAAGAGTCGCTGAAATGGGGGTTGGCAGGGTTCTCGAGCACCACTGTCTGGCTGGTATTCGGCGCGTTCATTTTTGCTCTCGGCTACGAAGCCACAGGACTGGGCCGCCGTATCGCTTTGTTCATGGTGAAGTTTATGGGCAAACGCACCCTGACGCTGGGTTATGCCATTGTCATCATCGATATTCTGTTGGCACCCTTTACGCCATCGAATACCGCCCGTACCGGTGGCACTGTGTTCCCGGTGGTTAAAAACTTGCCGCCACTGTTTGATTCATTCCCCAATGACCCTTCATCACGACGCATCGGGGGTTATTTGATGTGGATGATGGTGATCGGGACCAGTATCAGTTCTTCCATGTTTGTCACCGGCGCAGCTCCTAACGTGCTGGGGATTGAGTTTGTCAGCAAAATTGCCGGTGTTCATATCGGTTGGATGCAGTGGTTCTTGGCCTTCCTGCCGGTGGGCTTAATTTTGCTGATCGTTGCACCCTGGCTCTCTTATGTACTGTATAAGCCTGGCGTGACCAAAAGTAATGAAGTCGCGGCTTGGGCGCAAACAGCACTGGCAGAAATGGGGCCACTGACGCGCCAAGAGATGACGCTGATTGGTTTGGTGCTGCTGAGCCTGAGCTTATGGGTGTTTGGCGGTAAGTTTATTGATGCCACCACTGTTGGCTTACTGGCTGTTTCGCTGATGTTGGCCTTGCATGTCGTGTCATGGAAAGACATCACCAAATACTCCAGTGCGTGGAACACCTTGGTGAATTTGGCCACCTTGGTGGTGATGGCGAATGGCCTGACCCGCTCTGGTTTCATTGATTGGTTTGCTAACACCATGAGTACCCATTTGGATGGTTTCTCACCCAATATGACCGTGGTGGCGTTGGTGCTGGTGTTCTACTTCTCCCACTATATGTTTGCCAGTTTATCGGCTCATACCGCGACTATGCTGCCAGTGATTTTGGCGGTCGGTAAAGGCTTGACCGGTGTACCGATGGAGCATTTATCGATGCTGTTAGTGTTGTCTATCGGGATCATGGGCGTGCTAACGCCGTACGCAACCGGCCCTGGTGTGATTATCTATGGCTGCGGTTACGTGAAATCGAAAGATTACTGGCGGTTGGGCGGGATCATGGGGGTGTTCTATATCACCATGCTGTTGCTCGTCGGTTGGCCAATCATGAGCCTGTGGTACTAA
- the dpiB gene encoding sensor histidine kinase DpiB codes for MLIKVSNVSSHSPADNLSWRDPIWSRLKNMAFPLRIFLLLLTVSILLIGALDRFLSHNFEQYLLDQVSKTAMNQAKIIASMDSVVNAVKHRDKEQLAQIVGRLGSTSDLDYLVIGDTQSIRLYHPNPKMIGYPMQWTKPGALERGESYIIFGKGSMGEAMRAKTPIRDEQGKIIGVVSLGYLISKIDHWRLIYLLPLTHSFILVLIVLLLLSWLFAHHIRRQMMGMEPKEIARVLRQQEALFGAVFEGLLAVDPAGKITAINQNARKMLGISATPQQLIGCSVSEVVSPDHFFLDHTGDNRQDELCTFNGLNTIANRAGIWSEEGVFQGWVVSFRSQDDIHTLSAQLSQVQQYVENLRTVRHEHLNWMSTMSGLLQMKEFDRALEMVKTESSSHQALIDMLRTAFDNRQIAALLFGKYHRAKELGLSLNFVAGCQLGTLPANVGENELAAIMGNLLDNAFEASLKNPNSDKQVDIYLSDEGHDLILEVADHGCGIDPQLQDSLFERGVSSKNSDEHGIGLYLVATYVQQSGGTITIEENPACGTLFTVFIPKTH; via the coding sequence ATGTTAATTAAGGTGAGTAATGTGTCGAGTCATTCCCCAGCAGATAATTTAAGTTGGCGCGACCCAATATGGAGCCGGTTGAAAAATATGGCTTTCCCGCTGCGTATTTTTCTCTTGCTATTAACCGTCTCGATTTTGCTTATCGGTGCATTAGATCGTTTCCTCAGTCACAACTTTGAGCAATATCTGTTGGATCAAGTCAGTAAGACCGCGATGAATCAGGCCAAAATTATTGCCTCAATGGACTCGGTGGTGAATGCCGTTAAACATCGCGATAAAGAGCAATTGGCGCAAATTGTTGGCCGGCTGGGCAGTACTTCCGATCTGGATTATCTGGTCATTGGTGATACCCAATCCATTCGCCTTTATCATCCTAATCCCAAGATGATTGGCTACCCAATGCAATGGACCAAGCCCGGTGCGCTAGAAAGGGGCGAAAGCTACATTATTTTTGGTAAAGGTTCGATGGGGGAAGCCATGCGGGCGAAAACCCCTATCCGTGATGAGCAAGGGAAAATCATCGGGGTGGTTTCTCTCGGCTATTTGATCAGTAAAATCGATCATTGGCGGCTGATTTACCTGCTCCCCCTCACCCACTCATTTATTCTCGTGCTCATTGTCTTGCTGCTGTTGTCATGGCTTTTTGCCCATCATATTCGTCGCCAGATGATGGGGATGGAACCCAAAGAAATCGCCCGCGTTTTACGCCAACAAGAAGCCTTATTCGGCGCTGTCTTTGAAGGACTGCTGGCGGTTGATCCTGCGGGGAAGATCACTGCAATCAATCAAAATGCGCGTAAGATGTTAGGGATCTCTGCCACGCCACAGCAATTGATTGGTTGTTCCGTCAGTGAGGTTGTCTCTCCTGACCACTTCTTTCTCGATCACACCGGTGATAACCGTCAGGATGAGCTTTGTACCTTCAATGGTTTGAATACGATAGCCAACCGCGCTGGTATTTGGTCAGAAGAGGGGGTGTTTCAAGGTTGGGTAGTGAGTTTCCGTAGTCAGGATGATATTCATACGCTCAGTGCTCAACTCAGCCAAGTTCAGCAGTATGTTGAGAATCTACGTACCGTGCGCCATGAGCATCTGAATTGGATGTCAACCATGAGCGGGCTGCTACAAATGAAAGAGTTTGATCGGGCATTGGAGATGGTGAAAACCGAATCTTCATCTCATCAAGCCTTAATTGATATGTTACGTACCGCCTTCGATAACCGGCAAATTGCGGCGCTACTCTTTGGTAAATACCATCGCGCTAAGGAGTTAGGGCTGAGTTTAAACTTTGTTGCCGGCTGTCAATTAGGCACTCTGCCAGCCAACGTGGGTGAGAATGAACTGGCCGCGATTATGGGGAATTTATTGGATAACGCCTTTGAAGCCAGTTTGAAAAATCCGAACAGTGATAAGCAGGTGGATATTTACCTGTCTGATGAAGGTCATGATTTGATTTTAGAAGTGGCTGACCATGGCTGTGGCATTGACCCACAATTGCAAGATAGCCTGTTTGAACGGGGTGTTAGCTCGAAAAACTCAGATGAACATGGTATCGGCCTGTACCTCGTCGCGACCTATGTTCAGCAAAGTGGCGGCACCATCACGATAGAAGAAAATCCGGCATGCGGCACCTTATTTACAGTCTTTATTCCAAAGACGCATTGA
- the citF gene encoding citrate lyase subunit alpha, whose amino-acid sequence MNRQQRVENFSHRQDNGPAYQGYQNASKANLQAQKPRDIKICDSLEKAIRRSGLQDGMTISFHHAFRAGDLTLNLVMAAIAAMGFKNLRLASSSLSDCHSPLVEHIRNGVVSEIYTSGMRGPLAEEVSRGLLGKPVQVHSHGGRVNLIESGELTIDVAFIGVPACDEFGNTNGFSGNACCGSLGYARVDAEYADCVVLLTEALVAYPHHPASITQDQVDLIVQVEKVGDADKIGADTTRMTSNPRELLIARRAAEVIAGSGYFVDGFSLQTGTGGASLAVTRFLEDKMLRRNITAAFALGGITSTMVELHEKGLITKLLDVQSFDRQAASSLARNPNHIEISANQYANFSSKGASVDRLDVVVLSALEIDTRFNVNVLTGSDGVLRGASGGHCDTAVAARLSIIVAPLVRGRIPTLVSQVTTCVTPGSSVDILVTDHGIAVNPARPELAERLQQAGLPVVTIEWLYERALILTGVPQPIQFTDRVVAVVRYRDGSVIDVVHQIQE is encoded by the coding sequence ATGAATAGGCAACAACGAGTAGAAAACTTCAGTCACCGTCAAGACAACGGCCCTGCGTATCAGGGGTACCAAAATGCCTCGAAAGCCAATTTGCAGGCGCAAAAGCCCCGTGACATTAAAATTTGCGATTCATTAGAAAAAGCGATTCGTCGTTCAGGCTTGCAAGATGGCATGACCATCTCTTTCCACCATGCATTCCGTGCCGGCGATTTAACGCTGAATTTGGTGATGGCAGCCATCGCCGCCATGGGATTCAAAAATCTTCGCTTGGCTTCTAGCTCTTTGAGCGATTGCCATTCGCCACTGGTCGAGCATATCCGCAATGGCGTGGTGAGCGAGATCTACACCTCAGGGATGCGTGGCCCGCTAGCAGAAGAAGTCTCACGCGGATTATTGGGCAAACCGGTACAAGTTCACTCTCACGGTGGACGGGTTAACCTGATTGAATCCGGTGAACTGACCATTGATGTGGCGTTTATCGGGGTGCCTGCCTGTGATGAATTCGGCAATACCAACGGTTTTAGCGGCAATGCCTGCTGTGGTTCGCTGGGCTACGCCAGAGTGGATGCGGAATATGCCGATTGCGTGGTGTTGTTGACCGAAGCGCTGGTGGCTTACCCCCATCACCCCGCCAGTATTACGCAGGATCAAGTCGATCTGATTGTGCAGGTTGAAAAGGTCGGGGATGCCGACAAGATTGGCGCTGATACCACCCGAATGACCTCAAACCCACGTGAGTTACTGATTGCTCGCCGTGCGGCGGAAGTTATTGCTGGCTCTGGGTATTTCGTTGATGGATTCTCGCTGCAAACCGGCACCGGTGGCGCTTCACTGGCTGTCACCCGTTTTCTGGAAGACAAAATGTTGCGGCGCAATATCACCGCTGCATTTGCGCTGGGTGGCATCACCTCCACGATGGTGGAACTGCACGAAAAAGGGCTGATCACTAAGCTGCTGGATGTGCAAAGTTTTGACCGGCAGGCCGCGTCTTCACTGGCGCGAAACCCCAATCATATTGAAATCAGTGCTAACCAATACGCCAATTTCAGCTCAAAAGGGGCATCCGTCGACAGGCTCGATGTGGTGGTCCTCAGTGCGCTGGAAATCGACACCCGCTTTAACGTCAATGTGCTGACCGGATCGGATGGTGTTTTACGCGGTGCATCCGGCGGTCACTGTGATACGGCGGTGGCGGCACGTCTGTCTATCATCGTCGCCCCGTTGGTTCGCGGCCGTATTCCAACATTGGTGAGCCAAGTGACCACCTGTGTCACCCCCGGTTCCAGTGTCGATATTTTAGTGACCGATCATGGTATTGCCGTCAATCCGGCTCGACCTGAATTGGCTGAACGCTTGCAACAAGCCGGTTTGCCGGTCGTGACTATCGAATGGCTCTATGAGCGCGCATTGATCTTAACTGGCGTGCCGCAGCCAATCCAATTTACTGATCGCGTGGTCGCGGTAGTGCGTTACCGCGACGGTTCCGTGATTGATGTTGTGCATCAGATACAGGAATAA
- the citC gene encoding [citrate (pro-3S)-lyase] ligase, translating to MDAVFSRINRSDHQQIAEITRFLRANDLNIDTTVDVFITVSRNEKLVACGGIAGNIIKCVAISEEVRGEGLALTLATELVNLAYERHHSHLFIYTKTKNESLFKNCGFYPIADVPGIVVLMENSACRLQRYAKQLSQLRQPGQKIGSIVMNANPFTRGHQYLVRQAAAQCDWLHLFLVKEDNSRFPYEDRLQLVLSGTQDIANLTVHPGSEYMISRATFPCYFIKDQGVADDCYTEIDLKIFRQYLAPALGVTHRFVGTEPFCTVTAKYNHDMGYWLETPSLPSPPISLVEIERLKYQNTAISASWVRKLLAQGDADTIRKLVPPATCHYLQRLLAQRAQKTANAEKNAPSAKNASPAKNAPPEKNPALF from the coding sequence ATGGATGCGGTATTCAGTCGAATTAATCGTTCAGACCATCAACAGATTGCAGAAATAACACGTTTCTTACGGGCTAATGATCTGAATATAGATACCACTGTTGATGTGTTTATTACCGTAAGCCGAAATGAAAAGCTGGTGGCCTGTGGGGGGATTGCGGGCAACATTATCAAGTGCGTTGCCATCAGCGAGGAGGTCAGGGGCGAAGGCTTAGCGCTGACACTGGCAACGGAGTTAGTCAACTTGGCGTATGAACGGCACCATAGCCATCTTTTTATCTATACCAAAACTAAAAACGAAAGTTTATTTAAAAATTGTGGCTTTTATCCTATAGCCGATGTGCCCGGTATTGTGGTGTTGATGGAAAATAGCGCCTGCCGTTTGCAGCGCTATGCGAAACAATTAAGCCAGCTACGCCAGCCTGGGCAGAAAATTGGCAGCATTGTGATGAATGCCAACCCCTTCACCCGTGGACATCAATATTTAGTCCGTCAGGCGGCAGCACAATGTGATTGGTTACACCTATTTTTGGTGAAAGAAGATAATTCCCGTTTTCCTTATGAAGACAGGCTGCAATTAGTGCTCAGCGGCACTCAAGATATCGCCAATCTTACGGTGCACCCCGGTTCGGAATATATGATCTCCCGCGCCACCTTCCCGTGTTATTTCATTAAAGATCAAGGTGTCGCCGATGACTGTTACACCGAGATCGACCTGAAAATATTCCGCCAATATTTAGCACCTGCATTAGGTGTGACTCACCGGTTTGTCGGCACTGAGCCATTTTGTACCGTGACCGCCAAATATAACCATGACATGGGCTACTGGCTGGAAACGCCGTCATTACCATCCCCCCCAATTTCCTTGGTGGAAATTGAGCGCCTTAAATATCAAAACACCGCTATTTCTGCCTCTTGGGTGCGCAAGCTCTTAGCGCAGGGGGATGCAGACACCATTCGCAAATTAGTTCCACCGGCGACCTGCCACTACTTGCAGCGATTGTTGGCGCAACGGGCGCAAAAAACCGCTAACGCAGAAAAAAATGCCCCATCCGCAAAGAATGCCTCACCGGCAAAGAATGCCCCGCCGGAAAAGAATCCAGCCCTGTTTTAG
- the citX gene encoding citrate lyase holo-[acyl-carrier protein] synthase — MNILSPALAANRPISLPELLTSRESRQHRQQAWLARHQVSLISLTLVAPGAVKDNPLTRKLFALAWQAIMTLSQQQHWPVLQQEVFPLPTGCEGLIAVDLPAEHVKDAALLLELKHPQGRLWDIDVLDASGQILSRSDVGLPPRRCLLCHRPANVCGRAQTHSIDELLAQMELMLNATTATH; from the coding sequence ATGAACATACTTTCTCCTGCATTAGCGGCTAATCGGCCGATCAGTTTGCCGGAATTACTCACTAGTCGAGAGTCACGCCAGCATCGGCAACAAGCTTGGCTGGCGCGCCATCAAGTGAGCTTGATTTCACTCACTTTAGTGGCCCCCGGCGCGGTGAAAGATAACCCCTTGACGCGCAAACTGTTTGCGTTGGCATGGCAAGCCATTATGACGCTAAGCCAACAGCAGCACTGGCCGGTATTACAGCAGGAAGTATTCCCGCTGCCGACCGGTTGCGAAGGCTTAATTGCGGTTGATCTGCCAGCAGAACACGTGAAAGACGCGGCGCTGTTACTGGAGTTAAAGCACCCGCAAGGTCGGTTATGGGATATCGATGTGCTGGATGCCTCTGGTCAGATCCTATCGCGCAGTGATGTGGGTTTACCGCCTCGCCGCTGCTTGCTGTGCCACCGTCCCGCCAATGTTTGTGGGCGAGCGCAAACTCACAGCATTGATGAATTATTGGCTCAGATGGAGTTGATGCTCAATGCCACAACTGCAACGCACTGA
- the lpxO gene encoding lipid A hydroxylase LpxO — MKYIVLTIFILCVAYVHFRGKVRYKFWRQLSDHSTFVSPLNVFMYLFSRVPTTPYLKQDLFPELTILRDNWQQIREEGKALMAIQQIKASDKYNDAGFNSFFKTGWKRFYLKWYEDSHPSAMTLCPHTTSLLRELPSIKAAMFAELPDGSRLPRHRDPYAGSLRYHLGLITPNDDRCFIDVDGTTYSWRDGEGVLFDETYIHYAENQSGQNRLILFCDIERPMRYRWAQWVNHWLGRNLMSAAAAPNDEGDRTGGVNRMFKYIYAVRKVGKRLKAWNRRIYYLIKWILFGGIAALIFYAL; from the coding sequence ATGAAATATATTGTGCTCACTATTTTTATCCTGTGTGTCGCCTATGTCCATTTTCGAGGGAAAGTTCGGTATAAATTCTGGCGGCAACTTTCAGATCATTCGACATTTGTCTCTCCTCTGAATGTGTTTATGTACTTATTCTCTCGCGTTCCTACGACGCCCTATTTAAAACAAGACCTTTTCCCTGAACTGACCATCCTGCGTGATAACTGGCAGCAAATCAGGGAGGAGGGCAAAGCCTTGATGGCGATCCAGCAAATAAAAGCATCAGATAAGTATAATGATGCGGGTTTTAATTCTTTCTTTAAAACGGGTTGGAAGCGTTTTTACCTAAAATGGTATGAAGACAGCCATCCTTCGGCGATGACACTCTGCCCACACACCACCTCATTGCTACGTGAGCTACCGTCTATCAAAGCCGCCATGTTTGCTGAATTACCCGATGGAAGCCGTTTACCTCGACATCGTGACCCCTATGCTGGCTCTTTACGTTACCATCTGGGCTTAATCACCCCGAATGATGATCGCTGTTTTATCGATGTTGATGGCACCACTTACAGCTGGCGAGACGGCGAAGGGGTGTTGTTTGATGAAACCTACATTCACTACGCTGAAAACCAAAGTGGCCAAAATAGACTGATTCTGTTTTGCGATATTGAGCGGCCGATGCGCTACCGCTGGGCGCAATGGGTGAATCATTGGTTAGGACGTAATTTAATGAGTGCTGCCGCGGCACCGAATGATGAAGGCGATCGTACCGGTGGCGTGAACCGGATGTTTAAATATATCTATGCGGTGCGCAAGGTGGGTAAACGCTTAAAAGCGTGGAATCGCCGAATTTACTATTTGATTAAATGGATCCTCTTTGGTGGCATTGCCGCGCTGATATTTTATGCGCTGTAG
- a CDS encoding aldolase/citrate lyase family protein — MKIEMKNRMRRSMLFVPGANAAMVSNAFIYQADALMFDLEDSVILREKDAARRLVYHALQHPLYQDVETIVRVNALDSAYGLADLEAVVRGGADIVRLPKTDNAKDVEDMAREISRIESECGREVGSTGLLAAIESAQGITQALAIAQASERLMGIALGAEDYVRNLRTERSPEGIELLFARCSILQAARAVGIQAFDTVYSDANNEAGFLREATLIKQLGFDGKSLINPRQIELLHNLYAPTEKEVRHAQAVVDAAAAAEAEGRGVVSLNGKMVDSPVIERARLVLQRAVSGLREE; from the coding sequence ATGAAAATTGAAATGAAAAATAGAATGCGCCGCAGCATGTTGTTCGTCCCCGGTGCTAACGCGGCGATGGTGAGTAACGCCTTTATTTATCAGGCGGATGCGTTGATGTTTGACTTGGAAGACTCGGTTATTCTGCGCGAAAAAGATGCTGCTCGTCGTTTGGTTTATCACGCCTTACAACACCCGCTTTATCAAGATGTAGAAACCATTGTGCGCGTCAATGCCTTGGACTCAGCTTATGGTCTGGCAGATTTGGAAGCGGTAGTGCGCGGTGGCGCGGATATCGTTCGCTTACCCAAAACCGATAACGCGAAAGATGTTGAGGATATGGCACGAGAAATCAGCCGTATCGAGTCTGAATGTGGCCGCGAAGTGGGGAGCACCGGTCTACTGGCAGCGATTGAATCCGCGCAAGGGATCACGCAGGCACTGGCGATTGCACAAGCCTCTGAACGCCTGATGGGAATTGCATTGGGGGCTGAGGACTATGTCCGCAATTTGCGTACTGAGCGCTCACCAGAAGGGATTGAACTGCTGTTTGCCCGTTGTTCTATTTTGCAGGCTGCCCGCGCCGTCGGTATTCAAGCCTTCGACACCGTTTATTCCGATGCCAACAACGAAGCCGGTTTCTTGCGCGAAGCCACACTGATCAAACAACTGGGATTCGATGGCAAGTCGCTGATTAATCCACGTCAAATCGAACTGTTACACAACCTCTATGCCCCGACCGAAAAAGAAGTTCGCCATGCTCAGGCGGTGGTGGATGCCGCTGCGGCGGCGGAGGCCGAAGGGCGCGGAGTCGTCTCCTTGAACGGCAAGATGGTGGATAGCCCCGTGATTGAACGGGCGCGGTTGGTTTTGCAACGTGCGGTTAGCGGTTTGCGTGAGGAATAA
- the citD gene encoding citrate lyase acyl carrier protein, whose amino-acid sequence MKIIREAVAGTLESSDVMVRIAPLNPPEIDLQIHSSVDKQFGEAIRYSVLALLEQHQVTGVQLIIDDKGALDCVLQARLETALLRACDEKILPWRAQS is encoded by the coding sequence ATGAAAATTATCAGAGAGGCCGTCGCCGGAACACTGGAGTCGAGCGACGTTATGGTGCGCATTGCACCGCTAAATCCGCCCGAAATAGACCTGCAAATTCACAGCAGTGTGGATAAGCAATTTGGTGAAGCCATTCGCTATAGCGTACTGGCGTTGCTGGAACAGCATCAGGTGACTGGGGTGCAACTGATTATTGATGATAAAGGCGCACTGGATTGCGTTTTGCAGGCACGTCTTGAAACCGCCTTGCTCAGAGCCTGCGATGAAAAAATTCTGCCATGGAGAGCGCAGTCATGA
- a CDS encoding 4'-phosphopantetheinyl transferase family protein, with product MTSVFIRNFTFAALPASGLNGQPQFHGLLAKCDFDVNEYRDELFAVYGIAFPGNLHKAVTKRRAEYLAGRFVARQVLNMLEIRDYPLTNGAGRAPQWPTGLIGSISHNSQRALCAAQVVTPAVGPLTESRITHGIGLDIEGLIPVERAADLWPGILSEEEYRQFQQGPLPFNHLLTLAFSAKESLFKAVYPQLGRYFDFLEAHLTDYSLDTGRFELQLLRGLSDEFPAGRCFNGCFTITDNDIQTFIAY from the coding sequence GTGACCTCGGTATTTATTCGTAACTTTACCTTTGCCGCACTACCCGCTAGCGGTTTGAATGGTCAGCCACAGTTCCACGGACTGTTGGCGAAATGCGATTTTGATGTCAATGAGTATCGGGATGAGCTGTTTGCCGTTTATGGCATCGCCTTTCCCGGTAACTTGCACAAGGCCGTGACGAAACGGCGTGCGGAATATCTGGCGGGTCGTTTTGTGGCTCGCCAAGTTTTGAATATGCTGGAAATTCGTGATTATCCGCTCACAAACGGAGCCGGTCGCGCTCCACAATGGCCAACTGGCCTCATCGGTAGTATCAGCCACAATAGCCAACGTGCATTATGCGCGGCTCAGGTGGTCACCCCCGCTGTTGGGCCATTAACGGAAAGTCGTATCACTCATGGTATTGGGTTGGATATTGAAGGGCTCATTCCGGTTGAAAGGGCGGCAGACTTGTGGCCCGGCATCCTCAGTGAAGAAGAGTATCGCCAATTTCAGCAAGGCCCATTACCGTTCAACCATTTACTGACATTGGCTTTTTCCGCGAAAGAGAGCTTATTTAAAGCGGTTTATCCGCAACTGGGCCGTTATTTTGATTTCCTTGAGGCACACCTCACCGATTATTCGTTAGACACGGGGCGTTTTGAGTTGCAGCTCTTGCGCGGTTTGAGTGATGAATTCCCAGCAGGTCGTTGTTTTAATGGTTGTTTTACGATAACTGACAACGATATTCAAACCTTCATCGCTTATTAA
- the citG gene encoding triphosphoribosyl-dephospho-CoA synthase CitG: protein MLTEVNLTPKPGLVDRNNCGAHRDMALIDFYYSADAIAPWLPRFIEQGINHHHLCGQAALNNLRPLGLACENSMFRATGGVNTHKGSVFSLGLICCALGRLRARAEQIDAEAVCQEVAHLCRGLTQRELCQTNPQQTAGQRLFYQHGLTGARGEAESGFATVLTHALPVYRRLIAEGTQPDHALLHTLLVLMSVNRDTNVVSRGGMAGLQWLQQQATDILTSHSSAGMGCPLSQRRVREFDAQCIARNLSPGGSADLLILTWLLAQFPHHPSHKK, encoded by the coding sequence ATGTTGACCGAGGTGAATCTGACGCCGAAACCCGGTTTGGTCGATCGCAACAACTGCGGCGCACATCGGGATATGGCACTGATCGATTTCTATTACAGCGCCGATGCGATAGCGCCGTGGCTACCGCGTTTTATCGAACAGGGTATCAACCATCACCATTTGTGCGGACAGGCAGCACTGAACAATTTAAGGCCACTGGGGTTGGCATGTGAAAACAGCATGTTTCGTGCCACTGGCGGCGTGAATACCCATAAGGGCAGTGTTTTCTCGTTGGGACTGATCTGCTGTGCACTTGGGCGGCTGAGAGCCCGCGCTGAACAGATCGATGCTGAGGCTGTTTGTCAGGAAGTGGCGCATCTGTGTCGTGGGTTAACGCAACGCGAACTGTGCCAAACCAACCCGCAGCAAACGGCAGGCCAACGTCTGTTTTATCAGCATGGACTGACGGGGGCGCGGGGCGAGGCAGAATCAGGCTTCGCCACCGTATTGACCCATGCCTTACCGGTGTACCGGCGGTTAATCGCCGAAGGTACGCAACCTGATCACGCCTTATTGCACACCTTGCTGGTTTTGATGTCCGTCAACCGCGATACCAATGTGGTTTCGCGTGGCGGTATGGCGGGGCTGCAATGGCTACAACAACAGGCGACAGACATTCTGACTTCACACTCATCGGCAGGGATGGGTTGCCCACTCAGCCAGAGGCGAGTGCGGGAGTTTGACGCCCAATGTATCGCTCGCAACCTGAGCCCCGGCGGCAGTGCTGATCTGCTGATCTTGACCTGGTTGCTGGCGCAGTTCCCTCACCATCCCTCACACAAAAAATAA